In Carassius gibelio isolate Cgi1373 ecotype wild population from Czech Republic chromosome B13, carGib1.2-hapl.c, whole genome shotgun sequence, one genomic interval encodes:
- the six6a gene encoding homeobox protein SIX6a, with product MFQLPILNFSPQQVAGVCETLEESGDVERLGRFLWSLPVAPSACEVLGKNESVLRARAVVAFHAGNFRELYHILENHKFTKDSHAKLQALWLEAHYQEAEKLRGRPLGPVDKYRVRKKFPLPRTIWDGEQKTHCFKERTRHLLREWYLQDPYPNPSKKRELAQATGLTPTQVGNWFKNRRQRDRAAAAKNRLQQQVLSGGSVRSLGDDDTTVDRLGPASSPEVSLSSKAATSAISITSSDSECDI from the exons ATGTTCCAGCTGCCCATCTTGAATTTCAGCCCCCAGCAGGTCGCGGGGGTCTGCGAGACGCTCGAGGAGAGCGGCGACGTGGAGAGACTCGGTCGCTTCCTCTGGTCACTCCCGGTGGCGCCGTCCGCCTGCGAAGtcctcgggaagaacgagtctgTCCTGCGCGCGCGGGCGGTCGTGGCCTTCCACGCGGGAAACTTCCGCGAGCTCTACCACATACTAGAGAACCACAAATTCACAAAGGACTCACACGCGAAGCTGCAGGCGCTTTGGCTCGAGGCGCACTACCAGGAGGCTGAGAAACTCCGTGGGCGTCCCTTAGGACCCGTGGACAAGTACCGCGTCCGGAAGAAGTTTCCACTGCCTCGGACGATATGGGACGGCGAACAGAAAACGCACTGCTTCAAGGAGAGGACGCGGCATCTTTTGAGAGAGTGGTACCTGCAGGATCCTTACCCGAACCCGAGCAAAAAAAGAGAGCTGGCGCAGGCGACTGGACTCACACCCACTCAAGTGGGCAACTGGTTTAAAAACCGGCGGCAGAGAGACCGAGCTGCAGCGGCCAAGAACAG GCTACAGCAGCAGGTTCTGTCCGGTGGCTCGGTCCGATCGCTTGGGGACGATGACACCACAGTGGACCGCCTGGGTCCCGCCTCGAGCCCAGAAGTCAGTCTCTCGAGCAAGGCCGCCACCTCCGCCATCTCCATCACCTCCAGCGACAGCGAATGTGACATCTAA